The Solanum pennellii chromosome 11, SPENNV200 genome contains a region encoding:
- the LOC107004355 gene encoding protein FAR-RED IMPAIRED RESPONSE 1-like, whose protein sequence is MAKYKIKNNFNFRVKRSDKKRPVVVVDAAHLGGAYKGTFVSASTLDGAGCILPLAYGVVDTENDCSWTWFFENFKNAFGERENMCIVSDRNESIIKSVSIVYPNVPHCACIWHLWKNVCSSFKRSKKTLSDIFYSMAKAYRKEDFDKLMAKVVKVDHRVKDYLEEAGYEKWSRVHSTINRGRMMTSNIAECINGCLVDARKLTIIDFLEEARLLFGSWNYKNREIASYTKDTLGRRFEEILIVNASKSSKMKVFINFIDFLFYVVPSSEYIFTVHEAGKRYIVCLERKTCTCGRFQHDEIPCAHAIAVLKHKNVTNLHPYCSDYYKPYALEKTYEVVMVPMPDKDDWNVPEYVLDEIVRPPRYRRLAGRPRKRRKKNADEKITVNNNCCGQCGQEGHNRRTCTFFPKED, encoded by the exons ATggctaaatataaaataaagaacaacttCAATTTTCGAGTGAAAAGATCGGATAAGAAAAG GCCTGTAGTTGTAGTGGACGCTGCACATCTTGGCGGGGCTTACAAGGGTACTtttgtatcagcaagcacactcgATGGTGCAG GATGCATATTGCCATTGGCATATGGTGTTGTAGACACTGAAAATGACTGTTCGTGGACATGGTTCTtcgaaaatttcaaaaatgcattTGGTGAGCGTGAAAACATGTGTATTGTATCGGATAGAAATGAAAGTATCATAAAGAGTGTAAGCATTGTATACCCAAACGTACCTCATTGTGCATGCATATGGCATCTTTGGAAGAATGTATGTTCAAGCTTCAAAAGGAGTAAAAAAACACTAAGTGATATATTTTACTCAATGGCAAAAGCATACAGGAAGGaagattttgataaattaatggctAAGGTTGTGAAGGTTGATCATAGGGTGAAGGATTACCTTGAAGAAGCTGGTTATGAGAAGTGGTCAAGAGTTCATTCAACCATAAACAGAGGTAGAATGATGACTTCGAACATCGCTGAGTGTATCAATGGATGCCTTGTCGATGCACGTAAGTTAACTATAATAGACTTCTTGGAGGAAGCTAGACTTTTATTTGGTAGTTGGAActataaaaatagagaaatagcGTCATATACAAAGGACACATTGGGCCGAAGATTTGAGGAGATATTGATTGTAAACGCATCTAAAAGTTCAAAGATGAAGGTATTTATCAATTTCATTGACTTTCTGTTTTAT GTTGTTCCATCATCAGAATATATTTTCACAGTTCATGAAGCCGGAAAAAGATACATTGTATGCCTTGAGAGGAAAACTTGCACATGTGGAAGGTTTCAACATGATGAGATACCTTGCGCACACGCAATTGCAGTTTTGAAGCACAAGAATGTTACCAATTTGCACCCATATTGCTCTGATTACTACAAGCCGTATGCATTAGAAAAAACGTACGAGGTTGTAATGGTTCCAATGCCAGATAAGGATGATTGGAACGTTCCAGAATATGTTTTAGATGAAATTGTCCGGCCACCTAGGTACAGAAGGTTGGCTGGACGACCAAGAAAGCGAAGAAAGAAAAATGCGGATGAGAAAATAACAGTGAACAATAATTGTTGTGGGCAGTGTGGACAAGAAGGACATAACAGGAGAACTTGTACTTTCTTCCCGAAAGAGGATTGa
- the LOC107003539 gene encoding uncharacterized protein LOC107003539 — MQRFAMGNWETTQESVEMAIIYFINTFLLCHLGETFIRIEEFLMVEDGRYEMYPWGQIAFNKLITSLRQDFNQSKQMYRLFGMPYALNVWIYECASTLSPDIAVKVANGIPRLCNWTVVAEKPKYEKLMTSIFSENTCSNIAPTQDEVESLDLPDSQEVNRNEVSTPHVGAKKVHTKDKSGFEDFSTSPPDHLLRRSSRVSDTSSPPPSKRRKNTDTHKTKGSKNLSKQSKPQLNQSFSMPAEEHTPPANVSSAHVSSQVSKDKSVFPDIEELKQHMKEYVDSKFEYLVNLIKANHIEVMNSKNRDDGQQSKDMGGKSTPNMVEVSDEEGNDGHQATSPIQMELDVDNQTEDTLKNHQVMKDVSELQFPNSDTHHTDQTCEHSKDAPSAQTPHHLFEGTMNEDTSDSTPSGSISPDTREAMNTLIAELGSLPTNANQQEFTENQSLLSDIQLPIDIPITDIVVRSEINTPHARIRMPSRNCKSPYLTSLGSSEKGKAVMTDVIRPNFPFQGCEITNQAPSYLIDEFIEWVTAELLKAHSKKKPSEDKYKSKASSLGFEMMDYVVAFPTNKNWFYAMSQPKNFWTDQHIDVIFYYLRKKSKLRSMDQYRYTTVNCLFSTHINNTHDRYYNNEADDDISTQEHIDRARAVSVHERSIINVMKGFSIPAGLPWHLVDDVYIPINYDGDFHWVLAVVELNKRVIRVYDSSLGTRKRVYSDEIKKLSRMLPSYLIDSGFFENNERTNWSVLDAYKDKQTGVPLESHIPFNIEYAEGIMQQEDDSLDCGLYVATFAEFLSDQLVIPPDTDGHLANYLRNRYAALLWRYGSDKVNGGYISDNEDPPKPKGQFTTPTEDDIVNID; from the exons ATGCAGCGTTTTGCAATGGGGAATTGGGAGACCACACAAGAATCGGTGGAAATGGCAATAATATACTTCATCAATACTTTCTTGTTATGCCATCTTGGTGAGACATTCATACGTATAGAAGAATTTCTAATGGTCGAAGATGGTAGGTATGAAATGTATCCTTGGGGTCAGATTGCATTTAATAAGCTGATTACATCACTCAGGCAAGACTTCAACCAAAGCAAACAGATGTATCGCTTATTTGGTATGCCTTATGCACTCAACGTTTGGATTTACGAATGTGCATCTACTCTAAGTCCAGACATTGCTGTTAAAGTGGCGAATGGTATTCCGAGGTTATGTAATTGGACAGTGGTGGCTGAAAAgccaaaatatgaaaagttaatgACTAGCATTTTCTCCGAG AATACTTGTTCAAACATTGCACCAACGCAAGATGAGGTGGAATCCCTTGATTTACCCGATAGTCAAGAGGTCAACAGAAATGAAGTATCTACGCCACATGTTGGTGCAAAAAAAGTGCATACTAAAGATAAGTCAGGTTTTGAGGATTTTTCAACAAGCCCTCCTGATCATTTATTGAGAAGATCATCTCGTGTATCTGATACATCATCTCCACCACCATCCAAGAGGAGAAAGAATACTGATACACATAAAACAAAGGGTTCGAAGAATCTGTCAAAGCAGTCAAAGCCGCAATTAAATCAGTCATTCTCAATGCCAGCTGAAGAACATACCCCGCCTGCTAATGTATCTTCTGCCCATGTATCATCACAAGTCTCAAAAGATAAGTCTGTATTTCCTGATATTGAAGAACTGAAACAACATATGAAGGAATAC gTCGACAGCAAATTTGAGTATCTTGTGAATTTGATAAAGGCTAATCACATTGAGGTGATGAATTCTAAGAATAGGGATGATGGCCAACAATCAAAG GATATGGGCGGCAAGTCTACACCAAACATGGTTGAAGTTTCCGATGAAGAAGGCAATGATGGACACCAAGCTACCTCTCCGATACAAATGGAACTTGATGTTGACAATCAG ACTGAAGATACGTTGAAGAATCATCAAGTAATGAAGGACGTTTCAGAACTTCAATTTCCAAATTCAGATACTCATCATACTGATCAAACATGTGAACACAGCAAG GATGCTCCATCAGCACAAACGCCTCATCATTTATTTGAAGGAACAATGAACGAAGATACATCG GATTCTACACCATCTGGTTCAATATCTCCGGATACACGAGAAGCCATGAATACGCTTATTGCTGAGCTAGGAAGTCTGCCTACTAATGCAAATCAACAGGAGTTTACCGAAAATCAAAGTTTGCTTTCGGACATTCAATTACCTATTGATATTCCAATCACAGATATTGTTGTCCGAAGCGAAATAAATACTCCTCATGCACGTATCCGGATGCCTTCGAGAAACTGCAAATCCCCTTATTTAACTTCACTTGGATCAAGTGAAAAAGGAAAAGCGGTCATGACTGATGTAATACGTCCAAATTTTCCATTTCAAGGATGTGAGATTACAAACCAAGCCCCTTCATATCTGATTGATGAGTTTATTGAGTGGGTTACTGCAGAGCTTCTTAAAGCTCATTCAAAAAA GAAACCATCAGAAGataaatacaaatcaaaagcATCTTCATTGGGTTTTGAAATGATGGATTATGTCGTTGCTTTTCCGACAAATAAGAATTGGTTTTATGCCATGTCTCAGCCTAAGAACTTTTGGACTGATCAG CACATCGATGTTATTTTTTACTACCTtcgtaaaaaatcaaaacttcgAAGCATGGATCAATACAGATACACAACAGTCAATTGTTTGTTCAGCACACATATCAACAATACCCATGATAGGTATTATAACAATGAGGCTGATGATGATATTAGTACCCAAGAACACATTGATCGTGCAAGAGCTGTATCAGTACATGAGAGGTCAATAATCAACGTAATGAAAGGTTTTTCAATACCAGCTGGGTTACCATGGCATCTGGTGGATGATGTTTATATTCCAATCAATTATGATGGAGATTTTCATTGGGTATTAGCTGTGGTTGAATTGAATAAGAGGGTAATACGCGTGTATGACTCTTCTCTGGGCACAAGGAAACGTGTATATTCTGACgagataaaaaaattgtcaaggATGTTACCTTCTTACCTGATTGACAGTGGTTTCTTTGAAAACAATGAGCGGACAAACTGGTCAGTTCTTGATGCATACAAGGACAAACAAACAGGTGTACCTTTAGAGTCACATATTCCTTTCAACATTGAATATGCTGAAGGTATCATGCAACAAGAAGACGATAGCCT GGACTGCGGGTTATACGTAGCTACATTTGCAGAGTTTTTGAGTGACCAACTTGTTATACCACCTGATACTGATGGACATCTTGCAAATTACCTACGCAATAGATATGCTGCATTGTTATGGAGATACGGCAGTGACAAGGTCAATGGTGGATACATAAGTGACAATGAAGATCCACCAAAGCCTAAGGGTCAATTCACAACACCAACTGAAGATGACATTGTTAACATAGATTAG
- the LOC107003109 gene encoding 60S ribosomal protein L30 translates to MVAAKKTKKTHESINNRLALVMKSGKYTLGYKTVLKTLRNSKGKLIIIANNCPPLRKSEIEYYAMLAKVGVHHYNGNNVDLGTACGKYYRVCCLSIIDPGDSDIIKSMPGDQ, encoded by the exons ATGGTTGCCGCCAAGAAAACT AAGAAGACCCATGAGAGCATTAACAATAGGCTTGCTCTAGTTATGAAGAGCGGCAAGTATACTTTGGGTTATAAGACTGTTCTTAAGACTCTTAGAAACTCCAAAG GAAAGCTTATTATCATTGCCAACAACTGCCCTCCTCTCAGGAAGTCTGAGATTGAGTATTATGCTATGTTGGCAAAGGTTGGAGTCCACCACTACAACGGAA ACAATGTAGACTTGGGGACGGCTTGTGGTAAATACTACAGGGTCTGTTGCCTCAGCATCATCGATCCAG GTGATTCTGATATCATTAAGAGCATGCCTGGTGACCAGTGA
- the LOC107005151 gene encoding galactose-specific cell agglutination protein gsf2-like isoform X1 produces MSLNRTCNSSFWTKEEDKAFENALALFSGDSDKFLKIAAAVPGKSLQEIIDHYNVLVEDITDIESGKVPLPKYERMRSSSSRRRRSSGAGVERRKGVPWTEEEHRSFLQGLAKHGKGDWRGISRNFVFSRTPTQVASHAQKYYSRLNGNNAKRRNSIHDVSSVGAANITEPSQGQKSDELTGPCGGHSQWPIADYVTEAFETGMPSLPGPVTNCTTDAFEGPSAVNPEKFPLGASSGSDLNSSFPRVDEFLQSVEDLVILPAEGTSGVCHEVDSRTSPSLSMQPSVTGGTGMYTHPVSFPDVHEFLQGVENLITVPGEGPSGANRGINTRISPSLSLQSSVAGGTRMYSRSVTVPAEGTSGVRCGIDTRTSPSLSLQPSVAGGTRMYPHPVNVPAEGTSGVSHGVDTRTSPSLSLQPSVVGGTRMYPHPVNVSAEGISGASHGVDTRTSPILNLQPSVVGGTGIYTDPIIVPAEGTSGARRGVDTRTSPSLSLQPSVGGCTGMYTHPVTILAEITSGVRCGVDTRTSPSLGLQPSYTHAVNNVRYDLEELMTKQLVGASQVGPTINTASLPSPIADHIGVRGCTTSSSVARNDFASTMEAPGEGFSVDSMQMPSIPGHIGGGTYPCWEPSSKEDSIFDLEDLYTDHMFGFHK; encoded by the exons ATGAGCCTCAACCGAACATGCAATAGCTCCTTCTGGACTAAGGAGGAAGACAAAGCATTTGAGAATGCTTTGGCTTTATTTTCTGGAGATAGTGATAAATTTCTGAAGATCGCTGCTGCTGTTCCTGGGAAATCTCTTCAAGAAATTATCGATCATTATAATGTATTAGTGGAAGATATTACTGACATAGAGTCTGGCAAAGTTCCGTTACCTAAATATGAGAGAATGCGAAGTTCTTCTAGCCGCAGAAGGAGATCATCGGGAGCAGGGGTAGAACGGCGAAAAGGGGTTCCTTGGACTGAAGAGGAACACAG gTCATTTCTCCAGGGGTTGGCAAAACACGGAAAGGGTGATTGGCGGGGTATATCAAGGAACTTTGTGTTTTCTAGAACACCAACACAGGTGGCAAGCCATGCCCAGAAGTACTACAGTCGATTAAATGGCAATAACGCAAAGAGGAGAAACAGCATTCATGATGTCAGTAGTGTGGGTGCTGCTAATATTACTGAACCTTCACAAGGACAAAAATCTGACGAGTTGACAGGACCTTGTGGAGGACATTCGCAGTGGCCAATTGCCGACTATGTGACTGAAGCTTTCGAAACAGGCATGCCATCTTTACCAGGGCCAGTTACAAACTGCACGACTGATGCTTTTGAAGGACCATCAGCTGTTAACCCCGAGAAATTCCCGCTTGGTGCTTCTAGTGGTAGTGACTTAAATAGCTCATTTCCCCGCGTGGATGAGTTCCTGCAAAGTGTAGAAGACCTAGTCATCTTACCAGCAGAAGGCACCTCTGGAGTATGCCATGAGGTTGACTCTAGGACATCTCCATCACTTAGCATGCAACCATCAGTTACTGGTGGAACCGGAATGTACACTCATCCAGTTTCATTTCCCGACGTGCATGAGTTCCTGCAAGGTGTAGAAAACCTAATCACTGTACCGGGAGAGGGTCCCTCTGGAGCAAACCGTGGGATTAACACTAGGATATCTCCATCACTTAGCTTGCAATCATCAGTTGCTGGTGGCACCAGAATGTACTCTCGTTCAGTCACTGTACCGGCAGAGGGCACCTCTGGAGTGAGGTGTGGGATTGACACTAGGACATCTCCATCACTTAGCTTGCAACCATCAGTTGCTGGTGGCACCAGAATGTACCCTCATCCAGTCAATGTACCGGCAGAGGGCACCTCTGGAGTGAGCCATGGAGTTGACACTAGGACATCTCCATCACTTAGCTTGCAACCATCAGTTGTTGGTGGCACCAGAATGTACCCTCATCCAGTCAATGTATCGGCAGAGGGCATCTCTGGAGCGAGCCATGGGGTTGACACTAGGACATCTCCAATACTTAACTTGCAACCATCAGTTGTTGGTGGCACCGGAATATACACTGATCCAATCATCGTACCGGCAGAGGGCACCTCTGGAGCGAGACGTGGGGTTGACACTAGGACATCTCCATCACTTAGCTTGCAACCATCAGTTGGTGGCTGCACCGGAATGTACACTCATCCAGTCACTATACTGGCAGAGATCACCTCTGGAGTGAGGTGTGGGGTTGACACTAGGACATCTCCATCACTTGGCTTGCAACCATCATACACTCATGCTGTCAATAATGTTAGGTATGATCTGGAAGAGCTAATGACCAAGCAGTTGGTTGGAGCTAGTCAAGTAGGTCCTACCATTAACACTGCAAGTTTGCCATCACCAATTGCTGATCATATTGGAGTCCGTGGTTGTACAACTTCTAGCAGTGTCGCTAGGAATGATTTTGCGAGTACCATGGAAGCTCCTGGGGAAGGTTTTTCTGTTGATTCCATGCAGATGCCATCAATTCCTGGCCATATTGGAGGTGGAACTTACCCCTGTTGGGAACCTAGCAGCAAGGAAGACAGTATCTTTGATCTGGAAGACCTATACACAGATCACATGTTTGGGTTTCACAA ATGA
- the LOC107005151 gene encoding galactose-specific cell agglutination protein gsf2-like isoform X2: MSLNRTCNSSFWTKEEDKAFENALALFSGDSDKFLKIAAAVPGKSLQEIIDHYNVLVEDITDIESGKVPLPKYERMRSSSSRRRRSSGAGVERRKGVPWTEEEHRSFLQGLAKHGKGDWRGISRNFVFSRTPTQVASHAQKYYSRLNGNNAKRRNSIHDVSSVGAANITEPSQGQKSDELTGPCGGHSQWPIADYVTEAFETGMPSLPGPVTNCTTDAFEGPSAVNPEKFPLGASSGSDLNSSFPRVDEFLQSVEDLVILPAEGTSGVCHEVDSRTSPSLSMQPSVTGGTGMYTHPVSFPDVHEFLQGVENLITVPGEGPSGANRGINTRISPSLSLQSSVAGGTRMYSRSVTVPAEGTSGVRCGIDTRTSPSLSLQPSVAGGTRMYPHPVNVPAEGTSGVSHGVDTRTSPSLSLQPSVVGGTRMYPHPVNVSAEGISGASHGVDTRTSPILNLQPSVVGGTGIYTDPIIVPAEGTSGARRGVDTRTSPSLSLQPSVGGCTGMYTHPVTILAEITSGVRCGVDTRTSPSLGLQPSYTHAVNNVRYDLEELMTKQLVGASQVGPTINTASLPSPIADHIGVRGCTTSSSVARNDFASTMEAPGEGFSVDSMQMPSIPGHIGGGTYPCWEPSSKEDSIFDLEDLYTDHMFGFHK, translated from the exons ATGAGCCTCAACCGAACATGCAATAGCTCCTTCTGGACTAAGGAGGAAGACAAAGCATTTGAGAATGCTTTGGCTTTATTTTCTGGAGATAGTGATAAATTTCTGAAGATCGCTGCTGCTGTTCCTGGGAAATCTCTTCAAGAAATTATCGATCATTATAATGTATTAGTGGAAGATATTACTGACATAGAGTCTGGCAAAGTTCCGTTACCTAAATATGAGAGAATGCGAAGTTCTTCTAGCCGCAGAAGGAGATCATCGGGAGCAGGGGTAGAACGGCGAAAAGGGGTTCCTTGGACTGAAGAGGAACACAG gTCATTTCTCCAGGGGTTGGCAAAACACGGAAAGGGTGATTGGCGGGGTATATCAAGGAACTTTGTGTTTTCTAGAACACCAACACAGGTGGCAAGCCATGCCCAGAAGTACTACAGTCGATTAAATGGCAATAACGCAAAGAGGAGAAACAGCATTCATGATGTCAGTAGTGTGGGTGCTGCTAATATTACTGAACCTTCACAAGGACAAAAATCTGACGAGTTGACAGGACCTTGTGGAGGACATTCGCAGTGGCCAATTGCCGACTATGTGACTGAAGCTTTCGAAACAGGCATGCCATCTTTACCAGGGCCAGTTACAAACTGCACGACTGATGCTTTTGAAGGACCATCAGCTGTTAACCCCGAGAAATTCCCGCTTGGTGCTTCTAGTGGTAGTGACTTAAATAGCTCATTTCCCCGCGTGGATGAGTTCCTGCAAAGTGTAGAAGACCTAGTCATCTTACCAGCAGAAGGCACCTCTGGAGTATGCCATGAGGTTGACTCTAGGACATCTCCATCACTTAGCATGCAACCATCAGTTACTGGTGGAACCGGAATGTACACTCATCCAGTTTCATTTCCCGACGTGCATGAGTTCCTGCAAGGTGTAGAAAACCTAATCACTGTACCGGGAGAGGGTCCCTCTGGAGCAAACCGTGGGATTAACACTAGGATATCTCCATCACTTAGCTTGCAATCATCAGTTGCTGGTGGCACCAGAATGTACTCTCGTTCAGTCACTGTACCGGCAGAGGGCACCTCTGGAGTGAGGTGTGGGATTGACACTAGGACATCTCCATCACTTAGCTTGCAACCATCAGTTGCTGGTGGCACCAGAATGTACCCTCATCCAGTCAATGTACCGGCAGAGGGCACCTCTGGAGTGAGCCATGGAGTTGACACTAGGACATCTCCATCACTTAGCTTGCAACCATCAGTTGTTGGTGGCACCAGAATGTACCCTCATCCAGTCAATGTATCGGCAGAGGGCATCTCTGGAGCGAGCCATGGGGTTGACACTAGGACATCTCCAATACTTAACTTGCAACCATCAGTTGTTGGTGGCACCGGAATATACACTGATCCAATCATCGTACCGGCAGAGGGCACCTCTGGAGCGAGACGTGGGGTTGACACTAGGACATCTCCATCACTTAGCTTGCAACCATCAGTTGGTGGCTGCACCGGAATGTACACTCATCCAGTCACTATACTGGCAGAGATCACCTCTGGAGTGAGGTGTGGGGTTGACACTAGGACATCTCCATCACTTGGCTTGCAACCATCATACACTCATGCTGTCAATAATGTTAGGTATGATCTGGAAGAGCTAATGACCAAGCAGTTGGTTGGAGCTAGTCAAGTAGGTCCTACCATTAACACTGCAAGTTTGCCATCACCAATTGCTGATCATATTGGAGTCCGTGGTTGTACAACTTCTAGCAGTGTCGCTAGGAATGATTTTGCGAGTACCATGGAAGCTCCTGGGGAAGGTTTTTCTGTTGATTCCATGCAGATGCCATCAATTCCTGGCCATATTGGAGGTGGAACTTACCCCTGTTGGGAACCTAGCAGCAAGGAAGACAGTATCTTTGATCTGGAAGACCTATACACAGATCACATGTTTGGGTTTCACAAGTAA